CTCGGCCCGGGTGGACTGACCTTCGGGCCTCTCAGCAGCGGACACCTCTGGCCGCCTACCGGTTCGCACGACATCCGGCATCCGGCGAAGCACACGGGTGCCAGCCGGAGTGGGCAGCGACATGACTACTGCCGGCGGGCAGGCCGAGTCATGCCCGTGAACTGCTGGAGCGTCGGCCGTGACTGAACCGCAGCGCAGGCGCACGGGGGCATTTGCGCGCCTGCGCGCTGTGCAGGTCGATGTAAGGGGGAGGGGCTTGCCAGCCCGGGTGCCGCGCTGCTGGGATTCGTGCTGACGAGGTGAATGATCGGCAGGGCCGAACGAGTGCCCGCCCGGATAGGCGCAGGACGTAGCTAGGCGCGGTCGCCGCAGTGCCAGCCTGGCCTGGCCGGACGGCACCGCGGCGGTACGCGGCTGAATATCTAGCGGCGCGGCCGTGGACGGGCTCGGCCGGCTTGCCATCCGGAGTCGATGGTGCGTTCGGCTTCGGTCCGGCTCAGCCCGACGCCGACGGCGGCGTCGGCGAGCTGGCGCCGTACCGCCGCCTCGTCGATGGCGCTGTCCGTAGCTAGTTGACCGAGTCGGAACGCTGCGAGGTGCACAGTGTTGTTGCGTTCGCCGCCGCTGATGCGCTGCCCGCCGGAGTACACCGGGCGCGGTGCGTGCTGGATGCGCCGCAGCTCGCCGGCGAGCGCGGCGTGCAGGTAGCGGTCGAGGTGATCGATCGGGCCGACGGGGGTGACGGCTGTTTCGGTCGCTGGCACGGCGACGAGTTCGGCCAGAGGCTCCGGGCAGGCTGGTAGCTGCCGGCGGTCCCACGGCTGCTGGAACCGATAGCTGGCGCCGCTGGCGTGGCGCGACGGCGGCGCGACAACCATGCCGCCGGTGCCGCGCCAGTCCACGCCGGGCAGTAGTCCGATCCGGCTTGGCAGGCCAGTGGAGGCGTACCAGATGTGCCAGCCGTTGCCAGTACGCACCAGCGGCGCGGCCGGTTTGACAACGTCGAGGACGTTGAGCACCGCGGCCAGGCCGGCGCCGGTGTCCATGTCGCAGACGTCGAGCCCGGTTCCGGTGGCCAGGCCCACGTTCGCGTCGGGCCAGCGTTGCCACCAGTCGCGGATCTGATCCGGGTCTCGGGACGAGTCATGAATCCCGTGTTCGAGCCGGGGGTGTTTGCCCGGTGATCCGCAATCGGCCGGGTGCCGGCAGCTGCACGTCCCGTCGGCTGCCGGGGTGTGCAGCGGCAGCACGGGGATTCCGGCTCGGGCGTACCACAGTGCTGCCCGTCGTAGGTTCGGGTCGGCTGGGCGTGACTGACGCGTGCTTGCAGTGGTGACAGAAGCAGTCATTGGGGTCACTGATCCGGGCCTGGCGGAGACGCCGGGGGCAGCCGGCGCCAGTCCTGGCTCAGCTTCTGGCGCAGCATGGTTTCCTGATCGTCGATGAGTGCACCTTCGAGGGCTTCGTAATGGGTGCTGGCGTCGGCGAGGTCGATCGGCGGCAGGTCGGCCAGTTTCCACATGCGGGCGTACAGCCCGGCGGCGCTGGTGTTGAGCGGGACGCGCAGGCTGACTTCGCACAGCGCGACGCAGCATTCCGCGGCGGTGCCGGGCCGAGTGTCTGCGCCTGCGGCGACCCGGTCGAGCAGTTCCCGGCAGTGCGCGCGGTAGACCAGGTCGTTGCGGGTCAGGGCGTCGGTGGGTGGCCGCAGCAGCAGGAAGCTGCGCCAGATCCGGTCGGCGGCCTTCGGGTGGCGGCGCTGTGCCGTGGTGATTTCTTCCTCGGCGATATCGATCGCGTCGAACACGCTCCGCAGGTCGTGCTGCAGATCGGCCAGCAGCTGTGCTGGTTGCATGGCTTGGTCCTTTCAAAGTTATGGACGCGGCGGTGCGGTGCCAGGGCCAGGGATGTCGTGGACAGCGGGGTTGCGGATACAAAGAAGGCCCGGCTTCCTTCGTGGAAGCCGGGCCATACGGAGTGCGGGTGCGATGGGTAATGCCGTTTGAGCGGGGCGCTCGTGGCTGTGTTGCTGGAACGCTGGGCGCACTGCGGATGTCGAGCGCCTGGGCGCGTCGGTTTCTATGCTGATGACTTCGTGAGGCTGCTGAAGTCGGTCGGCGCCCTCGGCTGGCGTGCTGACGGCCACGGAATGTCACGGCGCATCGCCGCGGTTTCAGCGTTCGTCGATGGTGAGAGCGTTTGGTGGCGGTGCGCCGCAGCGGATCCGCACGAGGAGTTTCATGCGGTGTCTGTTGGCAACTCGTCGTTGAAGGAGGTGCCGTCGTTGCCGAGTTCGCGCAGACGCCCGGGGACCTCGGCGTCGGGGATCGCGACGGTGTGTTCGGCGGTTACGGCGCCGACGCTGTGACCGTTGTTCGTTTCGGTCAGCGCCGTGAAAAGGTCGGCTGGTCGCTGGGCGAAGGGGTGCAGCACGGTGAAGGTGTAGGTGGTGGCGCTGATACTGCTGGCCTCGATTGGGGTGGCACCGTCCGGGCTCTTGGTGCGCGGGGCCGTGCATGCTTGGATTTCACGCGCGATGACCTGGCACGCGTCGTGGCCAAATTCGAAGGCGACTCGGTGTAGAACTGCGGCTGCGTCCGAGGACACGGCCCCGCCGAGGGCATCGATGATGAACTGGGCGTAGCGACGTGCGTAGTCCTTTGCTAGCCGCTGGAAGTGCTGTCGGCGCTGCTCGTCGTTCATGAGTGCGGGGTCCATGAAGAGAATCCCTTTCAGGGATCGATGTCTGCCACCGTGACAGGTTCAGCACCGCGAATCCTGATTCGGCCCGGGCTCATTCCGGATGTGGGCTCGGGGCTTACGGTGACAGTGACGGACCGTTCAGGGCTGGGGAGTGCTGTCGGCCTGTACGCCGACGAGGACGGTGACTCCGCGTACCGCGGGCCGTCCGTGTGAGCGGCCAGGGGCGCTCTGGTCGAAGGCCTCGTAGCGAACCCCGTTTTCCATGCCGAAGACGCTGGAGCGTGCGACCTGCTCGTCGACGAAGGCGTGGACGTCCATGCACAGGTGCTCGTTGTCACCGTCAGCGGCTAAGCCCATGAACTGCACGATCGCCTTCTTTGCCCCGCCGGCATAGGACACGATCATGGTGTAGCGCTGCTGGCCGGCGGTGTCGAGGTCGATGACCGGGTACTCGCGGTCCGGTCGGCTGTAGCGGGCCAGATACTCGGTGAAGGTTTCTGCCATGACGTGCAACCTTTCGATGGAGGACGGTCACGGTGT
This window of the Actinoplanes oblitus genome carries:
- a CDS encoding bifunctional DNA primase/polymerase translates to MTASVTTASTRQSRPADPNLRRAALWYARAGIPVLPLHTPAADGTCSCRHPADCGSPGKHPRLEHGIHDSSRDPDQIRDWWQRWPDANVGLATGTGLDVCDMDTGAGLAAVLNVLDVVKPAAPLVRTGNGWHIWYASTGLPSRIGLLPGVDWRGTGGMVVAPPSRHASGASYRFQQPWDRRQLPACPEPLAELVAVPATETAVTPVGPIDHLDRYLHAALAGELRRIQHAPRPVYSGGQRISGGERNNTVHLAAFRLGQLATDSAIDEAAVRRQLADAAVGVGLSRTEAERTIDSGWQAGRARPRPRR